The genomic segment GAGGCAGATGCCAGCAGTCACCAAGGAAGCCCACAAGCCCGGCGATTACTTCGTCGATTACGAAAGCAAGGTGTTCGAAGACGTCAAGGCCGCGCCGGGGGAAAAGGCGCTGGTCACTTTCCATACCATGGCGTTCGAAGGCTCGATCGGGCTGGTCAACATCCTGAACGCAATCCGTCTGAACAAGAAGGGCTATGAAACCTCGATCCTGCTTTATGGCCCCGGGGTCCTGCTTGGCGTGCAGCGCGGGTTCCCGAAGATTGGCGACGAGGCGTTTCCGGGCCATCAGAACTTCAACAAGAACCTCGAACGGTTCATGGCCGAGGGCGGCAAGGTCTATGCCTGCCGGTTCGCGCTGCAGGCGCTGTACGGCTCGGGCGAACCCGCACTGATCCCCGGCATCACGCCGATCATGCCGCAGGACGTGCTGGACTGCATCCTGCTGCACAAGAAGGCCAACGCCGTGATCATCGACACCTGGACGGTCTGAACCCGCCCGGCCCGCCGGACAAGGCGGGCCGTTCCCTGCCCTAAGGAGAATGCCATGCCCCCCAAGCCGGTCATCCGCGCCGCTGCCGTACAGATCGCGCCAGACCTGACCTCGCGCGCGGGCACCATGGAGAAGGTGCTGAACGCGATTGCCGATGCGGCGGACAAAGGGGCAGAGTTTGTCGTCTTTCCCGAAACCTTTGTGCCGTACTACCCCTACTTCAGCTTTGTGCTGCCGCCTGTGCAACAGGGGCCGGAGCATCTGCGGCTGTACGAAGAAGCGGTCGTCGTGCCATCGGCCGAGACCCGCGCGGTTGCCGAAGCCGCCCGCAAGCGCGGCATGGTGGTGGTGCTTGGCGTGAACGAGCGCGACCATGGGTCGCTTTACAACACGCAGCTGATCTTTGATGCGGACGGGTCCTTGGTCCTGAAGCGGCGCAAGATCACGCCGACCTATCACGAACGGATGGTCTGGGGCCAAGGCGATGGCGCCGGGCTGAAGGTGGTAGAGACCGCCGTAGGCCGTGTCGGGGCGCTTGCCTGTTGGGAGCATTACAATCCGCTGGCCCGTTATGCGCTGATGGCGCAGCACGAAGAAATTCATGCCTCGCACTTTCCGGGCAGCCTTGTCGGGCCAATCTTCGGCGAGCAGATCGAAGTGACGATGCGTCATCACGCCCTGGAGGCGGGGTGTTTTGTCGTCAACGCGACGGGTTGGCTGTCGGAAGAGCAGATCGCCTCGATCCACCCTGACCCCAAGCTGCAAAAGGGCCTGCGTGACGGCTGCATGACCTGCATCATCACGCCGGAAGGTCGCCATGCGGTGCCGCCTCTGACCAGCGGCGAGGGCATCCTGATCGCCGATCTGGACATGCGGCTGATCACCAAGCGCAAGCGGATGATGGACAGCGTCGGGCATTACGCCCGGCCCGAACTGTTGCGGTTGCTGCATGACACGCGCCCAGCCGTTCCGCGTGAGGAGTGGGCCAACGAACCTATGGACATCGAGGAGCCAAGTGATGCTTGACGCGGATCTCATCAACGAGCTGCAGACCCGGGGCGCGCGCCTTGTGGACCCGTCAGCCGGGCATGAAAGCCGCAGGGGCGGTGCCGGGCCCTCCGACCACAAGGCGGTGACGCTGGCCGGGCAGACGGTGATGGTGCCAGTGCATACCGCACCCGCCTTCCAAAGCCCCTATGTCATCGACGCGCCGGACGGCACGCAAGGCGAAGCGCGGGTCGTGCGGGATGGGGTAGAGGTCGGGCGCATCCGCTTTCCCGACCGCCCCCGGTTCTATGATCTGACCACGGCAGACGGCATCCCCTATTCCAAGATCGCCGTCCTGCATGGCCGGGACGTGCTGGCGACGACGGTCCTGCAAACCTGCATCCGCTATGAAAGCCGCAAGAAGACCTGTCAGTTCTGCTCGATCGGGCAGAGCCTTGCCGCGGGGCGGACCATTGCCCACAAGACTCCGGCGCAACTGGCCGAAGTCGCCAAAGCGGCGGTCGAGTTGGATGGTGTCAAGCACATGGTGCTGACCACCGGAACCCCGAAAGGTTCAGACCGCGGCGCGCAGGTGCTGGCAGACAGCGCGCGGGCGATCAAGGCGGCGGTGAACCTGCCGATCCAGGCACAGTGCGAACCGCCAGAGGATGACATCTGGCACCAGCGCATGTTTGACGCTGGCGTCGACACCTTGGGCATGCATCTGGAAGCGGTCACGCCAGAGGTGCGGGCGCGCATCATGCCGGGCAAGGCGTCGGTCCCGCTGGAGAAGTACTTCAGCAGCTTTGAAGCGGCGGTAAAGGTGTTCGGTCGCGGGCAAGTCTCCACGTACATTCTTGCCGGGCTTGGCGATACCGCCGAGGCCATTCTGGACATGTCGGCGCGGCTGGTGGCGATGGGTGTCTACCCCTTTGTCGTGCCCTTCGTGCCGATCTCGGGCACCCCGCTGGAAAGCCACCCGGCCCCCACAGCCGGCTTCATGGCCTCGATCCTGAAGCCGCTGTCGCAGATGACGGTCGATGGCCGGATGCAGGCCAGCGACATCAAGGCGGGCTGCGGCAAATGCGGGGCCTGCTCGGCCCTGTCCACCTATGAAAAGTTGAGGGTGGCATGACACATCTGACGCCACAGTCCGAATTTCTGCAAAGCTACCGGATCTGCGCCGCGGCAGAGCCGTGGATGCAGGCGGGTGCCGCAGCCTTGCGGGAACGGGTGTTCGTGCAGGAGCAAGGCCTGTTTGCGGGGCATGACCGCGACGCGATTGACGATATGGCCCTGCCCCTTGTCGCCATTGCCGAGGATGCGGCAGGCGGGCCCCGGGTGGCGGGGACGGTGCGGATCCATGAGCCGACGCCCGGCATCTGGTGGGGCTCGCGGCTGGCCGTGGCGCCCGAGTGGCGCCGGGTCGGCAAGCTGGGGTCGGAACTGATCCGGCTTGCAGTCGGCACAGCGCGCGCGCGCGGCGCGGTGGAGTTTCACGCCCTTGTGCAGGAGCAGAACGTCGTGCTTTTCCGGCGCCTGCACTGGGCGGTGGAGGCCAAGGTAGATCTGCACGGCCGCCCGCATGCGCATATGCTGGCAAGTCTGGCGCACTATGCCCCGATCAAGGATCCGGTTGCCGGCTGGCAGCTCAAGGCCCCCGGCCC from the Tabrizicola piscis genome contains:
- a CDS encoding MSMEG_0567/Sll0786 family nitrogen starvation N-acetyltransferase, whose protein sequence is MTHLTPQSEFLQSYRICAAAEPWMQAGAAALRERVFVQEQGLFAGHDRDAIDDMALPLVAIAEDAAGGPRVAGTVRIHEPTPGIWWGSRLAVAPEWRRVGKLGSELIRLAVGTARARGAVEFHALVQEQNVVLFRRLHWAVEAKVDLHGRPHAHMLASLAHYAPIKDPVAGWQLKAPGPVERTP
- a CDS encoding MSMEG_0572/Sll0783 family nitrogen starvation response protein → MPAVTKEAHKPGDYFVDYESKVFEDVKAAPGEKALVTFHTMAFEGSIGLVNILNAIRLNKKGYETSILLYGPGVLLGVQRGFPKIGDEAFPGHQNFNKNLERFMAEGGKVYACRFALQALYGSGEPALIPGITPIMPQDVLDCILLHKKANAVIIDTWTV
- a CDS encoding Nit6803 family nitrilase; translated protein: MPPKPVIRAAAVQIAPDLTSRAGTMEKVLNAIADAADKGAEFVVFPETFVPYYPYFSFVLPPVQQGPEHLRLYEEAVVVPSAETRAVAEAARKRGMVVVLGVNERDHGSLYNTQLIFDADGSLVLKRRKITPTYHERMVWGQGDGAGLKVVETAVGRVGALACWEHYNPLARYALMAQHEEIHASHFPGSLVGPIFGEQIEVTMRHHALEAGCFVVNATGWLSEEQIASIHPDPKLQKGLRDGCMTCIITPEGRHAVPPLTSGEGILIADLDMRLITKRKRMMDSVGHYARPELLRLLHDTRPAVPREEWANEPMDIEEPSDA
- a CDS encoding MSMEG_0568 family radical SAM protein, with protein sequence MLDADLINELQTRGARLVDPSAGHESRRGGAGPSDHKAVTLAGQTVMVPVHTAPAFQSPYVIDAPDGTQGEARVVRDGVEVGRIRFPDRPRFYDLTTADGIPYSKIAVLHGRDVLATTVLQTCIRYESRKKTCQFCSIGQSLAAGRTIAHKTPAQLAEVAKAAVELDGVKHMVLTTGTPKGSDRGAQVLADSARAIKAAVNLPIQAQCEPPEDDIWHQRMFDAGVDTLGMHLEAVTPEVRARIMPGKASVPLEKYFSSFEAAVKVFGRGQVSTYILAGLGDTAEAILDMSARLVAMGVYPFVVPFVPISGTPLESHPAPTAGFMASILKPLSQMTVDGRMQASDIKAGCGKCGACSALSTYEKLRVA